TAAATTTGACGCCGGTGATTTAGCTTTTTGGATTGGACTATGGCATGATCTGGGAAAAGCTAATCCTGAGTTTCAAGATTATCTTAAGGCATGCAATAAGAATCAATATCACATAACCGTGCCTCATTCTATTTGGGGCTCAGCATTGGCATATGCGCTTATCAGTAGAAACAAAGAAGGTAGTCGCTGGGAAGAAATAGCTCTAACGATTGCAGGACATCATGGCGGAATTGACCAACCGGGATCACTGTCTCAGAAGCTTGCGGAGCGCATTCAAAATAATCAGATGATCTTCCAACATATTGTTGAGCATGCAAAGAAACTTCCTTCCCCACCACAAGTAAGCCTGCCGGAATTGACCCGCACACAAAGAGAATTGTTTATTCGAATGGTTTTCTCTACACTTGTTGATGCTGATTACCTGAACACGGAAAAACATTTCAAAGAGAAGCAGTACCTTTTAAGACAGCAACAGCAGCGGATCGAAAATCTCTGGAATATATTTGATGTAAATCAAAAACAGTTTATTGATGCTGTCCACTCTGAAACTGATGTCAACAAGGTTCGTAAGGATGTTTATGAATTGTGCGATAAAGCGGCATTAGGGAAGCCCGGTGTCTATAGACTAACGGTGCCAACCGGTGGCGGTAAAACAAGAAGTGGTCTGGCTTTTGCGCTAAGACATGCTGTTGAAAACAAGATGGACAGAGTTGTTGTTGCAATTCCTTATACAAGCATCATTGACCAGACGGCAAAAGAGTATAGGAAGATTCTTGGGGTTGATGCAGTGCTTGAACATCACAGCCAGGTAAGCGTTCCTGCTGATGAAAGTCAGGATGTTACGCTTATTTCATTAAGACTTGCCATTGAGAATTGGGATGCGCCGCTTATTGTGACTACAACGCTACAGCTTTTTGAAAGCCTCTTTTCGAATAAGCCGGGGAAAGTGCGCAAACTTCACAATCTTTGCCGGAGTGTTATTGTAATAGACGAAGTTCAGGCTTTGCCGCCGGAATTAC
This DNA window, taken from Nitrospirota bacterium, encodes the following:
- a CDS encoding CRISPR-associated endonuclease Cas3'', with protein sequence MTEYYAHTPNDDGNWHFLDAHLKEVAELAKAFAGKFDAGDLAFWIGLWHDLGKANPEFQDYLKACNKNQYHITVPHSIWGSALAYALISRNKEGSRWEEIALTIAGHHGGIDQPGSLSQKLAERIQNNQMIFQHIVEHAKKLPSPPQVSLPELTRTQRELFIRMVFSTLVDADYLNTEKHFKEKQYLLRQQQQRIENLWNIFDVNQKQFIDAVHSETDVNKVRKDVYELCDKAALGKPGVYRLTVPTGGGKTRSGLAFALRHAVENKMDRVVVAIPYTSIIDQTAKEYRKILGVDAVLEHHSQVSVPADESQDVTLISLRLAIENWDAPLIVTTTLQLFESLFSNKPGKVRKLHNLCRSVIVIDEVQALPPELLTPTLDVLKELVERYSISVVLCTATQPAFEDSHYLRPFQGMQVNEIVPKEIYKEHFKKLERITYSRKKEPISWQELANEISE